TTCCGGTTTCTTCCTGCAAAATCTGCTGAGTGCGGGCCGCGACTCTGGCTGCTCCTTCGGTCGGCGTGCACATCACCTCGTCATACGAATTAGTGTGCATACTTTGGGCTCCGCCTAAAGCTCCGGCCAGAGCCTGAATGGCAACGCGCACGATGTTATTCAGCGACTCCTCTCGGGTCAAAGTGCAGCCGGCAGTCTGAACATGCATCCGGCACCACTCGGAACGGTAATTTTTAGCGCCAAACCAATGCCGCATAATATGCGCCCATAATTTGCGCGCCGCGCGCAGTTTCGCTATTTCTTCCAGAAAGTCATTATGGATATCAAAAAAGAAAGAAAGCCGGGGCGCGAAATCATCAATTTTCAAACCGCGTTTTACGGCCTCGCGCGCGTAGGCAACGCCGTCGGCCAAAGTAAAAGCCAGTTCCTGAACCGCCGTGGCTCCGGCTTCTCGGATATGGTAACCGCTGATTGATATGGGATTCCATCTCGGCATATATTTGGCCGCGAACTCAATCGTATCCGTAACCAATCTCATGCTCGGTCCTTCAGGAAAAATCCATTCCCGCTGAGCTATAAATTCTTTCAATATGTCGTTTTGGATCGTCCCGCCTAATTTTTCAACGGCGATTCCTCTTTTTTGAGCCATAGCGATATACATAGCCCAGATTATTGCCGCGGGCCCGCTGATAGTCATTGAAACCGTAAGCTGGTCTATGGCAATGCCGTTAAAAAGCTCTTCCATATCGCGGATAGTGTCTACAGCGACGCCATCCCAGCCCACTTCTCCCCGGCAGATCGGGTCATCCGAATCAAATCCCATAAGCGTAGGCAGGTCAAACGGCGTTGAAAGTCCGGTAGTCCCGGCGCCTAAAAGCATTTTCCAGCGGGCATTAGTATCAAAAGCCAAGCCGTGTCCGGCAAATTGCCTGATGGTCCACTTTTTATCTCGGTACATTCCGGGATGAATCCCTCGGGTATATGGAAATTCTCCAGCCGGCGCCGGCTCATGAAGAGCCGCGAAACCTTCAGCCAGTTCGTCCGCTAATCGCACCGTAATTCCTCCCAGTCCTTATCAAAGTTTCCGCGTTTAATATAACAAATAATCGCTTTTTAAGCTATAAGTTTTTTAAACTCCTCCACCATCGGCACTTGTTCGGGGTCCGCGCCGTAGTAAAGCGCCAAATGATAGGCGGTCCACTCCGCCAGAAGTATGGAAGAAAAAATTTTATGCCAGATATTCGCGGGTAAGACGTTTGGGACGGCCGTCCCAATCGTATGACAAACGAATCCCCTCTTTTTCAAAAGTTTTTGGGTTATATCCATTCTTCTCGCGATTCGCGGATCGTCTTCGGGGTCGCGTAAAAATATAAAAGAGAAATTCCGCGAAAGTTCTTTTGCCTCTCCCACCGAGTCAAAACCGGTCATCTCGTTATGATTGAGTTCTGGAAAAACATTGTAAAAAGCAGGAATCTTTCCGGTCTCGTTAAATATGGCTTTCCAGTTGAGCGCGAGCGCGCTATTTTTTTCTGACGCGTAAATCACCGGAATTTTCCCTTCAAGTTTTTTAGCAAGCTCTTTTCCGACATTTTCCGAACCGGAATCAAAATTAACCGCAAGTTTTTTAACCTCCGCGATTTCTTCATCCTCGCCCATCAATTTCAAAAGAGCCAAAACGGAAAATCCGACGGCCATTCGCGGCTGAATCCCCGTATCCGGAATTCTTACAAAGGCGACGCCTTTGCTTCGGGCTTCTTCAAGCAGTTTTCCGCCGATTGAAATCGCGGCCAAATTTAATTTTTTCTCAAACGCCTCGCCAAACGAGTCCAGCGCTTCCTCCGTGTTTCCGGAATAAGAATTGATAATAACAAGCCGTTCGTTCAAGTCGCTTTTTTTGGGCTTATCCTGAGCGTAGTCGAAGGGCAATCCGTAGTTTGAATGGATGACTAAATCCAAATCGGAGCGCGCCGCCTTAATCAAGTCCGCCGCCAAATGCGACCCGCCCATTCCGCAGACAACAAATTTATTTTTAGGCCGGAGGTTTTCCGCATTTTCAATAACCGGCTCAAACCCCAGCTGCTTCGGAAAATCTTTTATAACTTTGTCCATTGGCATATAGAAATTATATCAATACCTCAACGCTTTATCCATCATCCCCTTGGCGCTTTTACCTTTTGCTCTTGCAATTACTAAAAGGGTGTGCTATAATCATATCGTAGTTCGTTAACTGGGTAGAGATGCCCCAAAACCGCCCGAGAGGGCTTCCCAGAGATGGGGAGGAGGACAAAATGAAAGACATCGGAAAAGCTATCGCCACCATTGCAATTTGGGGCGGGACAGCAGGTCTTTCGTATCTTTTCCTTGGATTCGGTATTTTATCGGGACTTGGCGCTTTCTTGATGGTGCTGGGAGCTATTCTGCTCACAGCCGCGCTATGGAAACTGAAGATCTAATCTCTTTCTTGCATAGGCCTAGCTCACATGAGCGGGCCTTTTTCTTACCCCTGTGTCATGTGACATCTCTACACTTTAAATACTGTCACGCACGGATTTTCTTTATTTTAAGCCATT
The genomic region above belongs to Candidatus Niyogibacteria bacterium and contains:
- a CDS encoding cobalamin-dependent protein (Presence of a B(12) (cobalamin)-binding domain implies dependence on cobalamin itself, in one of its several forms, or in some unusual lineages, dependence on a cobalamin-like analog.), whose product is MRLADELAEGFAALHEPAPAGEFPYTRGIHPGMYRDKKWTIRQFAGHGLAFDTNARWKMLLGAGTTGLSTPFDLPTLMGFDSDDPICRGEVGWDGVAVDTIRDMEELFNGIAIDQLTVSMTISGPAAIIWAMYIAMAQKRGIAVEKLGGTIQNDILKEFIAQREWIFPEGPSMRLVTDTIEFAAKYMPRWNPISISGYHIREAGATAVQELAFTLADGVAYAREAVKRGLKIDDFAPRLSFFFDIHNDFLEEIAKLRAARKLWAHIMRHWFGAKNYRSEWCRMHVQTAGCTLTREESLNNIVRVAIQALAGALGGAQSMHTNSYDEVMCTPTEGAARVAARTQQILQEETGICAVVDALGGSYFIEESTQRIFEEALAEIQRIEQIGGMIEAVKAGYPQRVVQESAREYDRGLRSGAMQIVGVTKYCLQEELDEPESVARELETRRGFEERQLESLAAFKRERSAFSKISEARSALDDIRRVAETEENIMPFLIRAATSGATLGEIVSAMKQVWGAYEDKGLYVPAEPDKNSADLVRIYRLKKPLRVLLAKGGLDGHDRPIYLIAPFLKNLGAEVIYPGLHLSTLNLARVALQENVDVVAVSTHIGSPVVLFEDLIQNLRIVGHERAKVIGGGIIRRTEADLLKKSGVERFFTAGPDLYKNIAEFLKEGEEKANER